The Ignavibacteriales bacterium genome has a segment encoding these proteins:
- a CDS encoding secondary thiamine-phosphate synthase enzyme YjbQ — MTIQKEIILRSRPRGFHLITEEIVSQLDGLDKFCSGIMHIFIKHTSASLTINENADPTVRKDMEAFFNKIVPENETYFEHTLEGTDDMTSHLKSSILGSSITLPITQGKLNLGTWQGIYLCEHRNLGHSRKIVVTIIGD; from the coding sequence ATGACAATACAAAAAGAAATAATATTAAGATCTAGACCGCGCGGGTTTCATTTGATAACAGAAGAAATCGTCTCCCAATTGGATGGTCTTGACAAATTTTGCTCCGGCATAATGCATATTTTCATTAAACATACTTCAGCCTCACTGACGATAAATGAAAATGCCGATCCCACTGTACGTAAAGATATGGAGGCGTTTTTTAATAAAATTGTACCGGAAAATGAAACCTATTTTGAACATACCCTTGAAGGAACTGATGATATGACCTCACATCTCAAAAGCTCAATTTTGGGAAGCTCCATAACTTTACCAATCACTCAGGGTAAGCTAAACCTTGGTACCTGGCAAGGAATTTATCTATGTGAACACCGAAATTTAGGGCATTCTCGGAAAATTGTAGTAACTATTATTGGAGATTAA
- a CDS encoding 3-hydroxybutyryl-CoA dehydrogenase yields the protein MEIKNVAVIGAGTMGSGIAQVFASKDFNVSLIDTEQIYLDKGIKTISSSLDRQIKKNIITIDQKESTLSKIQPGTQIEAIPKDTMLIIEAIIEKKSAKLSIYNTLNSIVNQDCIFASNTSSISITELGVSNRPDRFIGMHFMNPVPMMQLVEIIRGYATSDSTFGIVKQLAIDLGKTPVEVFDYPGFIANRILMPMINEAIFALFEGVASAQDIDTVMKLGMNHPMGPLTLADFIGLDVCLAIMEVLYEGFNDSKYRPCPLLKKMVAAGKFGRKSREGFFKYE from the coding sequence ATGGAAATTAAAAATGTAGCAGTAATTGGTGCCGGAACGATGGGCAGTGGCATTGCGCAAGTATTTGCTTCGAAAGATTTTAATGTATCATTAATTGATACGGAGCAGATTTATTTAGATAAAGGGATCAAAACTATAAGCTCAAGTTTAGACCGCCAGATTAAAAAAAATATTATTACAATTGATCAGAAAGAATCAACACTATCTAAAATCCAACCAGGAACACAAATAGAAGCGATTCCTAAAGATACAATGTTAATTATCGAAGCTATCATTGAGAAAAAATCGGCTAAACTATCTATTTATAATACTTTAAATAGTATAGTTAATCAAGATTGTATTTTCGCATCGAATACTTCATCAATATCAATTACTGAATTAGGAGTTTCTAATCGACCAGATAGATTCATCGGAATGCATTTTATGAATCCGGTACCAATGATGCAGTTAGTCGAAATTATACGTGGATATGCTACGAGTGATTCTACGTTCGGAATTGTTAAACAATTAGCTATTGATCTAGGCAAAACACCGGTTGAGGTATTCGATTATCCTGGATTTATTGCTAATAGAATTCTAATGCCGATGATCAATGAAGCAATTTTTGCACTATTTGAAGGAGTTGCTTCTGCACAAGATATTGATACTGTTATGAAACTCGGTATGAATCATCCAATGGGGCCGCTCACACTAGCAGATTTTATAGGTTTGGATGTATGCTTAGCTATTATGGAAGTACTTTACGAGGGCTTCAATGATTCAAAGTACAGACCATGCCCATTACTAAAAAAGATGGTTGCAGCGGGAAAGTTTGGAAGAAAATCGAGAGAAGGATTTTTCAAGTACGAATGA
- the ricT gene encoding regulatory iron-sulfur-containing complex subunit RicT, with protein MYHIDLSLTKCVQENGCAEHSNENHNANNLFESIIIRNIQDKHNNISGCFACSSCVSHTNPVDKRKIIEINCNGLLNCDYCEINDKCETELFPDDFIIVQLDESLEVAQVKLIGEIVRLKRQSIGFYGENLPLVIRKASVEDLDRVRKNLHDEEKAVKIFRDAINKLNLSMKLVSIHYQFDRKKLFFFYTSESRVDFRELAKGLAAEFKTRIELRQIGVRDEAKKLGGMGTCGREFCCISFLAGFRRITTHLANEQNLLSSMGKLSGPCGKLKCCLSFEVE; from the coding sequence TTGTACCATATAGATCTCTCCCTTACTAAGTGTGTCCAAGAAAATGGATGCGCAGAGCATTCGAATGAAAACCATAATGCTAATAATCTTTTCGAGTCAATAATAATAAGAAATATTCAGGATAAGCATAATAACATCAGTGGTTGTTTTGCTTGTTCATCCTGTGTTTCTCACACAAACCCGGTTGATAAACGGAAAATTATCGAAATAAATTGTAACGGCTTATTAAATTGTGACTACTGCGAAATTAATGATAAATGTGAAACAGAATTATTCCCAGACGACTTTATAATAGTTCAGTTGGATGAATCGTTGGAAGTAGCACAAGTAAAATTAATAGGCGAGATTGTTAGGTTAAAGAGACAATCCATTGGGTTCTACGGGGAAAATCTTCCTCTTGTTATAAGAAAAGCAAGTGTGGAAGATTTAGATCGTGTCAGGAAAAATCTACATGATGAGGAAAAGGCAGTCAAAATATTTAGAGATGCAATTAACAAATTAAACTTAAGTATGAAATTGGTGAGTATTCATTATCAATTTGACCGCAAGAAGTTATTTTTTTTCTATACATCAGAAAGTAGGGTTGATTTTAGAGAATTAGCAAAAGGATTAGCAGCCGAATTTAAAACCAGGATTGAATTGCGTCAAATAGGTGTTCGTGATGAAGCTAAAAAATTAGGCGGAATGGGAACATGCGGTAGAGAGTTTTGTTGTATTTCATTTCTTGCAGGTTTCAGAAGGATTACCACTCATTTGGCAAATGAACAAAATCTCCTTTCAAGTATGGGCAAACTTAGCGGTCCATGCGGCAAATTAAAATGTTGTTTATCTTTCGAAGTTGAATAA
- a CDS encoding methylated-DNA--[protein]-cysteine S-methyltransferase: MSNSYSTYYNSPIGKIEITGTNNSIKTLSFISDDSHSNQETNQYLEQFLIQINEYFTGTRKEFELNLDPEGTDFQKKVWKELLKIPYGKTKSYLWQSKMIGDQLAIRSVASANGQNKIPIIIPCHRVIGNDGRLTGYAGGLWRKKIASRP; this comes from the coding sequence ATGTCCAATAGTTATTCAACATATTACAATTCACCTATCGGTAAAATTGAAATAACAGGTACCAATAACTCTATTAAAACTTTATCATTTATTAGTGATGACTCACATTCAAATCAAGAAACGAACCAGTACTTAGAACAATTTCTAATTCAAATAAATGAATATTTCACCGGCACCAGAAAAGAATTTGAACTCAATCTTGATCCGGAAGGAACTGACTTCCAAAAAAAAGTTTGGAAAGAGTTATTAAAAATTCCATACGGGAAAACAAAATCTTACTTATGGCAATCAAAAATGATAGGGGACCAACTGGCAATTCGTTCAGTTGCGAGTGCTAATGGACAGAATAAAATACCGATCATTATCCCATGTCATAGGGTTATTGGCAATGATGGCAGATTAACGGGATATGCAGGCGGGCTTTGGAGGAAAAAAATAGCTTCTCGACCATGA